From the genome of Populus trichocarpa isolate Nisqually-1 chromosome 15, P.trichocarpa_v4.1, whole genome shotgun sequence, one region includes:
- the LOC7457760 gene encoding leucine-rich repeat receptor-like serine/threonine-protein kinase RGI4: MPVNPWTFFSFLFLSSTLVSLFPFTASALNQQGETLLSWKRSLNGSPEGLDNWDSSNETPCGWFGITCNLNNEVVSLEFRYVDLFGKLPSNFTSLFSLNKLILSGTNLTGSIPKEIGTALPRLTHLDLSDNALTGEIPSELCVLITLEELLLNSNQLEGSIPIEIGNLTSLKRLILYDNQLSGSMPNTIGKLRYLEVIRAGGNKNLEGSLPQEIGNCSNLLILGLAETSISGFLPPSLGLLKKLQTIAIYTSLLSGQIPPELGDCTELQDIYLYENSLTGSIPKTLGQLQNLKNLLLWQNNLVGVIPPELGNCNQMLVIDISMNSLTGSIPQSFGNLTELQEFQLSLNQISGVIPAQLGNCRKLTHIELDNNQISGSIPPEIGNLSNLTLFYLWQNRLEGNIPPSISNCQNLEAIDLSQNGLVGPIPKGVFQLKKLNKLLLLSNNLSGEIPPEIGNCSSLIRFRANNNKVAGTIPPQIGNLKNLNFLDLGSNRIAGDIPEEISGCQNLTFLDLHSNAISGNLPQSFNKLVSLQFVDFSNNLIEGTLSASLGSLSSLTKLILAKNKLSGSIPNQLGSCSKLQLLDLSGNQLSGNIPSSVGKIPSLEIALNLSLNQLNGEIPSEFTGLTKLAILDFSYNHLSGDLQHLAALPNLVVLNVSHNNFSGHVPDTPFFSKLPLSVLTGNPALCFSDSQCDGDDKRVKRGTAARVAMVVLLCTACALLLAALYNILRSKKHGRGAQECDRDDDLEMRPPWEVTLYQKLDLSIADVARSLTAGNVIGRGRSGVVYKVAIPSGLMVAVKRFKSAEKISAASFSSEIATLAIIRHRNIVRLLGWGANQKTKLLFYDYMANGTLGTLLHEANDVGLVEWEMRIKIALGVAEGLAYLHHDCVPPILHRDVKSHNILLGDRYEACLADFGLAREVEDEHGSFSASPQFAGSYGYIAPEYACMLKITEKSDVYSYGVVLLEIITGKKPVDPSFPDGQHVVQWVRDHLKCKKDPVEILDPKLQGHPDTQIQEMLQALGISLLCTSNRAEDRPTMKDVAVLLREIRQEPTVGSDAHKPTNKSSKMMGTNPSYSSSSVTPAQLLMLQQGSSRCSLAYSSSSASIASSANQ, translated from the exons ATGCCTGTAAATCCATGGaccttcttttccttcttattcCTCTCCTCTACCCTTGtatctctctttccttttacaGCTTCTGCTCTCAACCAACAAGGAGAAACTCTTCTTTCATGGAAGAGAAGCTTGAATGGATCACCTGAGGGGTTGGATAATTGGGATTCAAGCAATGAAACTCCATGTGGATGGTTTGGAATCACTTGCAATCTCAACAATGAAGTTGTATCGTTGGAGTTTAGGTATGTTGATTTGTTTGGAAAACTACCCTCCAATTTTACCTCACTGTTTTCCTTAAACAAGCTTATTCTGTCTGGAACCAATCTCACTGGTTCAATCCCAAAAGAGATTGGCACTGCTCTTCCTCGGTTGACTCACTTAGACTTGAGTGACAATGCCTTAACCGGCGAAATCCCAAGTGAGCTTTGTGTCTTGATCACGCTTGAAGAACTCCTTCTCAACTCAAATCAACTTGAGGGCTCCATTCCAATCGAAATCGGAAACCTCACTAGCTTGAAAAGGTTAATCCTCTACGACAATCAACTTAGTGGTTCCATGCCTAACACCATAGGCAAGTTGAGGTATCTCGAAGTGATTAGAGCTGGTGGCAACAAGAATCTCGAAGGCTCGTTACCTCAAGAAATTGGCAACTGCAGCAACTTGTTGATACTAGGCCTAGCAGAGACGAGCATCTCAGGTTTTCTCCCACCAAGCCTCGGCCTCCTTAAAAAACTCCAAACCATTGCCATTTACACTTCCCTCCTTTCCGGCCAAATCCCTCCAGAACTTGGTGATTGCACCGAGCTCCAGGACATATACCTTTATGAAAACTCACTCACTGGATCAATCCCGAAAACATTAGGCCAACTCCAAAACCTTAAAAACCTCTTGCTCTGGCAAAACAACTTGGTTGGTGTCATCCCTCCAGAGCTCGGAAACTGCAACCAAATGTTGGTCATTGACATATCAATGAATTCCTTAACCGGAAGCATTCCTCAATCATTTGGCAATCTAACTGAACTTCAAGAATTCCAGCTTAGCCTCAATCAAATCTCCGGAGTAATCCCTGCGCAACTTGGAAATTGCCGGAAGCTCACTCACATCGAACTCGACAACAATCAAATCAGTGGCTCAATCCCACCTGAAATAGGTAACTTATCAAACCTCACACTCTTTTACTTATGGCAGAACAGACTCGAAGGCAACATACCGCCTTCCATTTCCAACTGTCAAAATCTAGAAGCCATAGATTTATCCCAAAATGGCCTGGTGGGACCTATTCCAAAAGGAGTTTTTCAGCTGAAGAAACTCAACAAGCTCTTGCTTCTTTCCAACAATCTCTCTGGTGAAATACCACCCGAGATTGGAAACTGCTCGTCTTTGATTCGTTTTCGAGCTAATAACAACAAGGTTGCCGGAACAATTCCACCCCAGATTGGAAATTTGAAGAATTTGAACTTCTTGGATCTCGGATCGAACCGGATTGCCGGAGACATCCCGGAAGAAATCTCGGGTTGTCAGAATCTCACATTTTTGGATTTGCATTCAAATGCTATATCTGGGAACTTGCCACAGAGTTTTAACAAGCTTGTTTCACTCCAGTTTGTTGATTTCTCCAATAACTTGATTGAAGGAACTTTGAGTGCAAGTCTTGGTTCGCTGAGTTCACTCACGAAGCTCATTCTTGCTAAGAACAAGCTCTCAGGTTCCATTCCGAATCAACTCGGTTCCTGCTCCAAGTTACAGTTGTTGGACCTGAGTGGAAATCAGTTATCAGGGAACATTCCGTCGAGTGTTGGAAAGATTCCGTCACTGGAAATCGCTCTGAATCTCAGCTTGAATCAACTTAACGGAGAGATTCCGTCAGAGTTCACTGGGCTAACGAAGCTTGccattttggatttttcttataatcatCTATCTGGCGATCTTCAACATCTCGCAGCATTGCCAAATCTCGTCGTGCTTAATGTCTCGCACAACAATTTCTCGGGTCACGTGCCTGACACACCCTTCTTCTCCAAGCTTCCTCTCAGTGTTCTTACCGGTAATCCCGCTCTTTGCTTCTCCGATAGCCAGTGTGATGGCGATGACAAGCGCGTGAAGCGAGGGACGGCAGCACGTGTGGCAATGGTGGTGCTGTTGTGCACGGCGTGTGCTCTTCTTTTGGCAGCGCTCTACAATATCCTACGAAGCAAAAAGCATGGCCGTGGGGCCCAAGAGTGCGATCGTGATGATGACTTGGAGATGAGGCCGCCTTGGGAAGTGACTTTATACCAGAAACTAGACTTGTCAATTGCTGATGTGGCACGATCGCTGACAGCTGGCAATGTGATCGGGCGAGGACGGTCCGGGGTGGTGTATAAGGTTGCCATCCCGTCAGGGCTGATGGTGGCAGTTAAGAGGTTTAAGTCAGCAGAGAAGATTTCAGCAGCATCATTTTCATCCGAGATTGCTACGTTGGCGATAATTCGGCACCGGAATATCGTCCGGTTACTCGGGTGGGGagcaaaccaaaaaacaaagctGTTGTTTTATGATTACATGGCTAATGGCACGTTAGGGACATTGTTGCATGAAGCGAATGATGTTGGGTTGGTGGAGTGGGAGATGAGGATCAAGATCGCATTAGGGGTGGCAGAGGGGCTAGCTTATTTGCACCATGATTGCGTGCCACCGATTTTGCACCGAGATGTGAAATCTCATAATATCTTGCTTGGGGACCGGTATGAGGCATGTTTAGCCGATTTCGGGCTCGCTAGGGAGGTTGAAGACGAGCATGGATCATTCTCTGCAAGTCCACAATTTGCAGGGTCCTATGGATACATTGCACCAG AGTACGCTTGCATGCTTAAAATCACTGAAAAGAGTGATGTGTATAGCTATGGAGTAGTCCTTTTAGAGATAATAACGGGGAAGAAGCCGGTGGATCCATCATTCCCGGATGGCCAACATGTTGTCCAATGGGTCAGAGACCACCTGAAGTGCAAGAAGGACCCAGTTGAAATACTTGATCCTAAACTGCAAGGCCACCCAGACACACAGATACAGGAAATGCTTCAAGCTCTTGGAATCTCTCTTCTTTGCACAAGCAATCGCGCTGAAGATCGCCCGACAATGAAAGATGTCGCAGTATTATTAAGGGAGATTCGACAAGAACCGACTGTAGGAAGCGACGCCCACAAGCCGACTAACAAATCATCGAAAATGATGGGAACCAATCCATCGTACTCATCATCCTCGGTGACCCCAGCTCAATTGTTGATGCTTCAACAAGGGTCTTCTCGTTGCTCGCTCGCTTACTCATCTTCATCAGCTAGCATCGCGTCAAGCGCTAATCAATAA